A part of Magnetospirillum sp. ME-1 genomic DNA contains:
- a CDS encoding phosphate/phosphite/phosphonate ABC transporter substrate-binding protein — MKHRVRKTLLVCGVLVAGFPVAGAAEPETYTLAVVPQFDLRRIEAVWRPIIDHLQSATGARFTLVTETTIPVFEKGLHAGTYDFAYMNPYHYVVAHGRQGYGALVRDVEGKLSGIIVVRKDSGLTDARMLDGRKVAFPAPNAMGAALIPRAEFSRKLGIKVTELYVKSHDSAYLNVLLGQADAAGGIRATFEQQKPEVRGGLTVIYETERYTPHPLAVHPRVSAELAAKVQQAMIALGKTSKGDALLEGIPIKAIGTASDSDYDTLRNLGLEAFYVEQ; from the coding sequence ATGAAACACAGAGTCCGGAAGACACTCTTGGTGTGTGGGGTTCTGGTCGCCGGGTTCCCCGTGGCGGGGGCGGCCGAGCCGGAGACCTATACCTTGGCGGTGGTGCCTCAATTCGATCTTCGGCGGATCGAGGCGGTCTGGCGCCCCATCATCGACCATCTGCAATCGGCCACGGGCGCTCGCTTCACATTGGTGACCGAGACCACCATCCCGGTCTTCGAAAAAGGGCTACATGCCGGCACCTATGACTTCGCCTACATGAACCCCTACCACTACGTTGTAGCCCATGGGCGTCAGGGGTATGGAGCGCTGGTTCGCGACGTGGAGGGGAAACTTTCGGGCATCATCGTGGTGCGCAAGGATTCCGGGCTGACCGACGCCCGGATGCTCGATGGCCGCAAGGTGGCCTTTCCCGCTCCCAACGCCATGGGGGCCGCCCTCATTCCCCGGGCGGAGTTCTCCCGCAAGCTGGGGATCAAGGTCACAGAACTCTACGTCAAGTCCCATGACTCGGCCTATCTCAACGTATTGCTGGGGCAAGCGGATGCCGCCGGCGGGATCCGCGCCACATTCGAGCAGCAAAAGCCGGAGGTGCGTGGCGGTCTGACCGTCATCTACGAGACCGAGCGTTACACCCCGCATCCTCTGGCGGTTCATCCCCGCGTATCCGCCGAATTGGCGGCAAAGGTTCAGCAGGCGATGATCGCCTTGGGGAAAACCTCCAAAGGGGATGCCCTGCTGGAGGGCATTCCCATCAAGGCCATCGGGACTGCTTCGGATAGCGATTACGACACCCTGCGCAACCTCGGGCTGGAGGCGTTTTACGTCGAACAATGA
- a CDS encoding beta strand repeat-containing protein: MVSPVSFLTATQISALTVTAVQSLSSASLTALNATQVQAFTVTNIQALSSTQISQLGTTQAAALTTTQIHALTPGQMGFTPTQLSILSAAQVDAFDAAEVAVLSSLQIRGLTVTEVGALNTTQVAVLASTQLGALTASQARGLTSTHLNAVTTTQMAGLGSTHLGALNTTQISGLTTTQLADLTTTQVTGFSTTGISGISTTQLNALSSTQLGSLTRTQVAGLSSTHVSALDTTHLNALTATQIGGMTVTQVRSLSTTVVADLTSTQVAALSAAQVAALTTTQVAGIETTDVAALSTTQMAALERTDLGVMSTTQFASLAATQLAALTATNVTGLTTTQLAAVSTTQITGLACTQVSNLTATQMGGLTTTSLAAVSTIQLSQLSATAVRALSTTQVGGLSTTQVAGLGFTQLVQLTTTQLTSISTTQLSALTTTQMGMLTQTQVAGLTTTEVGQLSTTQLSALSATGIASLTTPQLGSSSTTQVAALTVTQIGGLTLTQIGGLSTTQLAAVSTTQLSRLSLTQLRGLTTTEVDSLSTTQLSGLTATQFSSLTASQLGAVSTTSLATLSTTQLGGLSSGVLVGMTSTQLTNLTTTQMGGLTTAQTRGFTATQLGAFTTTQLAALSTTQVAGLTTTQINGLSTTTLDAMTTTQLRSLSVLQVAALSSSGLAGLTTTDLNSLTTVQVAGLEATDVAALSTTQVASLQTTQLSAMTASQMTGLSSSLINALTTTQVGSLTFTQVGALTATQLGVLDTTDLAQLSTTQLSRLSSTAAASLTTTQINGLTCTQLGSLAAASFAALNTTDLASLSTTQITGVGAFQLIALTATQAAGLTTTALSTFSTTQIAGLSVTGLAVLSSTQLNTIATTQITALTTNQTARLTATQLAALDTTSLSALTTTQVGTLSTTQVGGITTTGLVALSTTQLCNLRATAIATLATTKLAALSSTQVGGLTTTAVAALSASGVGALTTTQVGSLSTTQLASISGASIRGLTTTELGSLSTTQAAGLSSSLLGALTATQFNGLSTTGLAQLSTTQMTGLVAAQLGGLSTTMATGLSTTGLVGLTATQVRFLSTTNLQALSTTQSAALTTTQIAGLTATQVRGLSTTTLGNLSTTQVNGLSLGNVTALTTTQMTGLSSTAIGSLSTTGIAQLSATTITGLTSTQITGLTTTQLSRITTTSVAALSTTALTGLSTTQLAGLSATQVATLTTTQIGGLTSTEAQALTTTQIGALTATSMTGLNTTQFSTLTTTQVAAISAAQARGLDSTDFSALSTTQLGSLGATTLGSILSTAVPGLNSLSLAALSTTQVRGLSATVMAVLKTSQLDGLTSTQVASLISTQLRGLSSTGIGGLSSTQLAAVTSAQLGALTTAQLAALSSTSVANLTTSQIDGLTATQAGALSSASVAALSTTQILSLSTTQAAALNATQIAALSTTQIDSLVTLF, from the coding sequence GTGGTCTCGCCTGTCTCATTCCTGACAGCCACACAGATCTCCGCCCTTACGGTGACGGCGGTGCAGTCGCTGTCGTCGGCATCGCTGACAGCCCTGAACGCGACGCAGGTCCAGGCGTTCACCGTCACCAACATCCAGGCGCTGTCGTCGACTCAGATCAGCCAGTTGGGCACCACCCAGGCGGCGGCGCTGACCACCACCCAGATTCATGCCCTGACCCCCGGCCAGATGGGCTTCACGCCCACCCAGCTGTCGATCCTGAGCGCCGCCCAGGTGGACGCCTTCGACGCCGCCGAGGTCGCCGTGCTCTCCAGCCTGCAGATCAGGGGCCTGACCGTCACCGAGGTGGGAGCGCTGAACACCACCCAGGTCGCCGTCCTGGCCTCGACCCAGCTGGGGGCGCTGACGGCAAGTCAGGCGCGCGGGCTGACATCGACCCATCTGAACGCCGTCACCACCACGCAGATGGCCGGGCTGGGCAGCACTCATCTGGGGGCGTTGAACACCACGCAGATTTCCGGCCTGACCACCACTCAGCTGGCGGATCTCACCACCACCCAGGTGACGGGCTTTTCCACCACCGGCATTTCCGGCATCTCCACCACCCAGCTGAACGCGCTCAGCTCCACCCAGCTGGGCAGCCTGACGCGGACCCAGGTCGCCGGGTTGAGCTCCACCCATGTTTCCGCGCTGGATACCACCCATCTCAACGCCTTGACCGCCACCCAGATCGGCGGAATGACCGTCACCCAGGTACGCTCGCTCAGCACGACGGTGGTGGCCGATCTCACCTCGACCCAGGTGGCGGCCCTGTCCGCCGCCCAGGTGGCGGCGCTGACCACCACCCAGGTGGCGGGGATCGAGACCACCGATGTGGCGGCGCTCTCCACCACCCAGATGGCGGCGCTGGAACGCACCGACCTGGGCGTCATGTCCACCACCCAGTTCGCCAGTCTGGCCGCGACCCAGCTGGCCGCGCTGACGGCAACCAACGTCACCGGCCTGACCACCACCCAGCTGGCGGCGGTGTCCACCACCCAGATCACCGGCCTGGCCTGCACCCAGGTCAGCAATTTGACCGCCACCCAGATGGGCGGATTGACCACCACCTCGCTGGCGGCGGTGTCCACCATCCAACTGTCGCAATTGTCCGCCACGGCTGTACGCGCGCTCAGCACCACCCAGGTCGGGGGGCTCTCCACCACCCAGGTGGCGGGCCTGGGCTTCACCCAGCTGGTGCAGTTGACCACGACCCAGCTGACCTCCATCTCCACCACCCAGCTGTCGGCGCTGACCACGACCCAAATGGGCATGCTGACCCAGACGCAGGTGGCGGGTCTCACCACCACCGAGGTGGGGCAGCTCTCCACCACCCAGCTGTCGGCCCTGAGCGCCACCGGCATCGCCAGCCTGACCACGCCGCAACTGGGAAGTTCCTCGACCACCCAGGTGGCGGCGCTGACGGTGACCCAGATCGGCGGCCTGACCCTCACCCAGATCGGCGGCCTGTCCACCACCCAGCTGGCGGCGGTGTCCACCACCCAGTTGAGCCGGCTCAGCCTCACCCAGTTGCGCGGACTGACCACCACCGAGGTCGATTCGCTGTCGACCACGCAATTGAGCGGACTGACCGCCACCCAGTTCAGCAGCCTGACCGCGTCGCAGCTGGGCGCGGTCTCCACCACCAGCCTGGCGACGCTGTCCACCACCCAACTGGGCGGATTGTCCTCGGGCGTGCTGGTGGGGATGACCTCCACCCAGCTCACCAACCTGACCACCACCCAGATGGGGGGATTGACCACCGCCCAGACCCGGGGCTTCACCGCCACCCAGCTGGGGGCGTTCACCACCACCCAGCTTGCCGCCCTGTCCACCACCCAGGTGGCCGGACTGACCACCACCCAGATCAACGGCCTGTCCACCACCACCCTGGACGCCATGACCACCACCCAGCTGCGCTCGCTGAGCGTGTTGCAGGTGGCGGCGCTGTCGTCGTCGGGTCTGGCCGGACTGACCACCACCGACCTGAACTCGCTGACCACTGTCCAGGTCGCCGGACTGGAAGCCACCGATGTGGCCGCGCTGTCCACCACCCAGGTCGCGTCGTTGCAGACCACGCAGTTGTCGGCGATGACCGCGTCCCAGATGACCGGCTTGAGCTCATCGCTGATCAACGCCTTGACGACCACCCAGGTCGGCAGCCTGACCTTCACCCAGGTCGGCGCGCTGACCGCCACCCAGCTCGGGGTTCTGGACACCACCGACCTGGCCCAGCTGTCCACCACCCAGCTCAGCCGGCTGAGCTCCACCGCGGCCGCATCCCTCACCACCACCCAGATCAACGGCCTCACCTGCACTCAGCTGGGCAGTTTGGCGGCGGCATCCTTCGCTGCGCTGAACACCACGGATCTGGCGTCGCTCTCCACCACCCAGATCACCGGGGTCGGCGCCTTCCAGCTGATCGCCCTGACCGCGACCCAGGCCGCCGGCCTGACCACCACCGCGCTTTCGACCTTTTCCACCACCCAGATCGCCGGCCTGTCCGTCACCGGTCTGGCGGTGCTGTCCTCCACCCAGCTCAATACCATCGCGACCACCCAGATCACCGCGCTGACCACCAACCAGACGGCCAGGCTGACCGCGACCCAGCTGGCCGCCCTGGACACCACGTCGCTCAGCGCGCTGACCACCACCCAGGTCGGCACCCTGTCCACCACCCAGGTGGGAGGCATCACCACCACGGGGCTGGTGGCTCTTTCCACCACCCAGCTCTGCAACCTGCGCGCCACCGCCATCGCCACCTTGGCCACCACCAAGCTCGCGGCGCTGTCCTCCACCCAGGTCGGCGGACTGACGACCACCGCGGTGGCGGCGCTCAGCGCGTCGGGCGTGGGGGCCTTGACCACCACCCAGGTGGGAAGCCTTTCCACCACCCAGCTGGCGTCCATCAGCGGCGCCAGCATCCGTGGCCTGACCACCACCGAATTGGGATCCCTTTCCACCACCCAGGCCGCCGGCCTGTCCTCGTCGCTGCTCGGCGCGCTGACCGCCACCCAGTTCAATGGCCTGTCCACCACCGGCCTGGCCCAGCTGTCGACCACTCAGATGACGGGTCTGGTCGCCGCCCAGTTGGGCGGGCTGTCCACCACCATGGCGACCGGGCTGTCCACCACGGGTCTGGTCGGCCTGACCGCGACCCAGGTCAGGTTCCTTTCGACCACCAATCTGCAAGCCCTGAGCACGACCCAGTCGGCGGCTTTGACCACCACCCAGATCGCGGGATTGACGGCCACCCAGGTTCGCGGCCTGTCCACCACCACCCTGGGCAACCTGTCCACGACCCAGGTCAACGGCCTGTCCCTGGGCAATGTCACGGCGCTCACCACCACGCAGATGACCGGACTGAGCTCGACCGCCATCGGCTCGCTGAGCACCACCGGCATCGCCCAATTGAGCGCCACCACCATAACGGGGCTGACATCGACCCAGATTACCGGGCTGACCACCACCCAATTGTCGCGGATCACCACCACCTCGGTCGCGGCCCTGTCCACCACGGCTCTTACCGGTCTGTCGACCACCCAGCTGGCCGGCCTCAGCGCCACCCAGGTCGCCACCCTGACCACCACCCAGATCGGCGGACTGACCTCCACCGAGGCGCAGGCGTTGACCACCACCCAAATCGGCGCCCTGACCGCCACCAGCATGACGGGCCTCAACACCACCCAGTTCTCGACGCTCACCACCACCCAGGTGGCGGCCATCAGCGCGGCCCAGGCCCGCGGCCTGGATTCCACCGATTTCAGCGCCCTGTCCACCACCCAGCTCGGCAGCCTGGGCGCCACCACCCTGGGTTCCATACTCTCCACCGCCGTGCCCGGGCTGAACTCGCTTTCGCTGGCGGCACTCTCCACCACCCAGGTCAGGGGCCTGAGCGCCACCGTCATGGCGGTGCTCAAGACCAGCCAGCTGGACGGGCTGACCAGCACCCAGGTGGCGTCCCTGATTTCCACCCAGCTTCGCGGACTGAGCTCGACCGGGATCGGAGGGTTGTCGTCGACCCAATTGGCAGCCGTCACTTCCGCCCAGCTCGGCGCCCTGACCACCGCCCAGTTGGCGGCCCTGTCCTCCACCAGCGTGGCCAATCTGACCACCAGCCAGATCGACGGCCTGACCGCCACCCAGGCGGGGGCGCTCTCGTCGGCCAGCGTGGCGGCACTGTCCACCACCCAGATCCTGTCGCTCAGCACCACCCAGGCCGCCGCGCTCAACGCCACCCAGATCGCCGCCTTGAGCACTACCCAGATCGACAGTCTGGTTACGTTGTTCTAA
- a CDS encoding HDOD domain-containing protein: MDMALPTILFVDDEKGVLDGLRRSLYGQRNEWNMRFALGGDEALSILEAQPIDVVITDMRMPGMDGAALLDRVRTLQPETARIVLSGFSEREAIFRTVGPAHQYYVKPCPPQVLVEAIRRALGVRRTLRSPELLALVAGATSIPAVPNALTALFAELQSPNGSASEVARIISSDVGLTVNLLKLTNSGFFYIPSAITDVLQAVKMLGFEMIRALTVMAGIFEAFRCGGIDCDVLLQLERRSLQIGALARRIAEAHGLGQAALEQTQCAGMLAHVGSLLLFSNWPDAMAELRRELDRSGGGIIAAERQAFGATHAELGGVLLGLWGFTDPVVEAVLYHHEPSRCEYHSSAEVSPLVAVHAAQHLIKPVPDGVEPMTAWTDGLDLAFLQRIGATEKIGDWAKMAEPLRQEES; this comes from the coding sequence ATGGATATGGCCTTACCCACCATCTTGTTCGTGGATGACGAGAAGGGCGTTCTGGATGGCTTGCGCCGCAGCCTCTACGGCCAGCGCAACGAGTGGAACATGCGGTTTGCTCTGGGAGGTGACGAGGCGCTGAGCATTCTCGAGGCCCAGCCCATCGACGTGGTGATTACCGACATGCGGATGCCCGGCATGGACGGTGCCGCCCTGCTCGACCGGGTGAGAACCCTGCAGCCGGAAACGGCACGCATCGTGCTCTCCGGCTTTTCCGAACGCGAAGCCATCTTCCGCACGGTTGGCCCAGCCCATCAATACTACGTCAAGCCATGTCCGCCGCAGGTGCTGGTCGAGGCGATCCGCCGCGCGCTCGGCGTACGCCGTACCCTACGAAGTCCGGAACTGCTCGCCCTGGTGGCCGGCGCCACTTCCATCCCCGCCGTGCCCAACGCCTTGACCGCCCTGTTTGCCGAATTGCAATCGCCCAACGGCTCGGCCTCCGAGGTCGCCCGGATCATTTCTTCCGATGTGGGGCTGACGGTCAATCTGCTGAAGCTCACCAATTCAGGCTTCTTCTACATTCCTTCGGCCATCACCGACGTACTCCAGGCCGTCAAGATGTTGGGCTTCGAGATGATCCGAGCCCTGACGGTGATGGCCGGCATCTTCGAAGCCTTCCGGTGCGGCGGCATCGACTGCGACGTGCTGCTGCAATTGGAGCGGCGCAGCCTGCAGATCGGTGCGCTGGCCCGCAGGATTGCCGAAGCGCATGGCCTTGGCCAAGCGGCCTTGGAGCAAACCCAATGCGCCGGGATGCTGGCCCATGTGGGCTCGCTGCTGCTGTTTTCCAACTGGCCAGACGCCATGGCGGAATTACGCCGGGAACTGGATCGTTCGGGCGGCGGCATTATCGCGGCGGAGAGGCAGGCCTTTGGCGCTACCCACGCTGAACTGGGCGGCGTTCTGCTGGGATTGTGGGGCTTCACCGATCCGGTGGTGGAGGCCGTGCTCTATCACCACGAGCCTAGCCGCTGCGAATACCATTCCTCGGCGGAAGTATCGCCTCTGGTGGCGGTTCATGCCGCCCAACATCTGATCAAGCCGGTTCCAGACGGCGTTGAACCCATGACTGCCTGGACCGACGGTCTGGACCTCGCCTTTCTCCAACGGATCGGCGCCACGGAGAAAATCGGCGACTGGGCCAAAATGGCGGAGCCCCTTCGTCAGGAGGAATCATGA
- a CDS encoding DNA-binding response regulator: protein MSCKARILFVDDDIRVLAALRRSLHPQAARWEMEFQSSPEAAVETYRTWKPQVVVTDMKMPGMNGLQMVMAMRRIGDTARYIVLTGTADLRTAIDAINQAEIFRFFTKPCPSFLLVEGIEAALATPDPMPVPTADTFADTALDKLPVAILVVDADARVLFMNRLGGAFSAAGDGIIIGARKVCRAATPVETSHLHALIVSAIQTGDDGVMRLSRSDASPLSVAVTALEGGGSTPKAALYISDPDNHPIPNANEVMRLLELTHAEAKLAHAMARGLSLDEAAVEGGITVGTARGYLKQIFAKTGKARQAELVRLILSLPVALPNGSASKTK, encoded by the coding sequence ATGTCTTGCAAAGCCCGTATCCTGTTTGTTGACGACGATATCCGGGTTCTGGCGGCTTTGCGCCGGTCCCTGCATCCTCAGGCTGCGCGCTGGGAGATGGAGTTCCAGTCGTCCCCAGAGGCGGCTGTGGAGACGTACCGGACGTGGAAGCCCCAGGTGGTGGTGACCGACATGAAAATGCCGGGCATGAACGGCCTCCAGATGGTTATGGCCATGCGGCGCATCGGCGATACGGCTCGTTATATCGTTCTGACGGGCACGGCCGATTTGCGGACCGCCATCGACGCCATAAACCAGGCGGAGATATTCCGTTTTTTCACCAAGCCCTGTCCTTCGTTCCTGTTGGTTGAGGGGATAGAGGCGGCCCTGGCCACGCCAGACCCCATGCCCGTGCCCACGGCAGATACTTTTGCCGATACGGCCTTGGACAAACTCCCTGTTGCCATCCTGGTGGTGGATGCCGACGCCCGGGTCTTGTTCATGAACCGACTGGGAGGGGCCTTCAGTGCCGCCGGGGACGGCATCATCATCGGGGCACGAAAGGTCTGCCGCGCTGCCACGCCGGTTGAAACATCCCATCTGCATGCGCTGATCGTATCGGCGATCCAGACCGGAGATGACGGCGTGATGCGTCTATCCCGGTCCGATGCCTCTCCGCTGTCGGTGGCGGTGACCGCCCTGGAAGGAGGGGGCAGCACGCCAAAGGCCGCACTTTACATTTCCGATCCCGACAACCATCCCATTCCCAATGCCAACGAGGTGATGCGCCTGCTGGAACTGACCCATGCCGAAGCCAAACTCGCCCATGCCATGGCGCGCGGCTTGTCCCTTGACGAGGCCGCCGTGGAAGGGGGCATTACCGTTGGTACGGCGCGGGGATACCTGAAGCAGATTTTCGCCAAGACCGGCAAGGCCCGGCAGGCAGAATTGGTCCGGCTTATCCTGAGCCTGCCGGTCGCCCTCCCAAATGGGAGTGCCTCCAAAACTAAATAA
- a CDS encoding HD domain-containing phosphohydrolase codes for MMPELSDKILVVDDDANLLAGIKRLLGQKLAITTAEGGIEALGKAQNEGPFAVVVCDMRMPGMDGVEVLRRLQEISPDTSRIMLTGNADQKTAVDAINTGQIFRFFNKPCSMATLTEGILAGIRQHRLVTAEKVLLEGTLSGSIALMNDVLSMVAPESFQRSLRLRGWSLQLAASMGMDAPWELELAATLARIGEISVPSEVLARHRSGSRLAPVEEEMLARVPETGAALVRKIPRMAPVADAIAYQEKWFNGKGLPQDGKAGQDIPLNARILHVLLALDAIGSGELTRSGFAALEKMPGRFDPAVLTAAARGLSAMVVDEASFTRLEIPSTGLRPGDYLEAQLELENGKLVLAAGQTITDALFVRLQNLHKMYKFREPVRVRRAGRL; via the coding sequence ATGATGCCCGAACTCAGCGACAAGATTCTGGTGGTTGACGACGATGCCAACCTGCTGGCCGGCATCAAGCGGCTGCTGGGGCAGAAACTGGCCATCACCACGGCGGAAGGCGGGATCGAGGCCCTCGGAAAGGCACAGAATGAAGGGCCGTTCGCCGTCGTGGTGTGTGACATGCGCATGCCCGGCATGGACGGCGTCGAGGTGCTGCGGCGGCTTCAGGAGATTTCTCCCGATACCAGCCGCATCATGCTGACCGGCAATGCCGACCAGAAGACCGCAGTGGACGCCATCAACACCGGGCAGATCTTCCGCTTCTTCAACAAACCCTGCTCGATGGCGACCTTGACCGAGGGGATCCTGGCCGGTATCCGGCAACACCGGCTGGTCACCGCGGAGAAAGTCCTGCTGGAAGGGACCCTGTCGGGCAGCATCGCCCTGATGAATGACGTGCTGTCCATGGTGGCACCCGAAAGTTTCCAGCGGTCACTGCGTCTGCGGGGCTGGTCCCTGCAACTGGCGGCCTCCATGGGCATGGACGCGCCGTGGGAGTTGGAACTGGCCGCGACCCTGGCCAGGATCGGTGAGATATCCGTGCCGTCGGAGGTGCTGGCCCGCCACAGGTCGGGAAGCCGTCTGGCGCCGGTGGAGGAAGAGATGCTGGCGCGCGTACCGGAGACCGGGGCCGCTCTGGTGCGCAAGATACCCCGCATGGCCCCGGTGGCCGACGCCATCGCTTATCAAGAAAAGTGGTTCAACGGGAAAGGCTTGCCGCAAGATGGAAAGGCCGGGCAAGACATCCCGCTCAATGCCCGAATCCTGCATGTCCTGCTGGCTCTGGACGCCATCGGATCGGGGGAACTGACGCGAAGCGGCTTTGCCGCCCTGGAAAAGATGCCGGGGCGTTTCGATCCGGCCGTGCTGACGGCCGCAGCCCGTGGCTTGTCCGCCATGGTGGTGGATGAAGCCTCCTTCACCAGGCTGGAAATTCCCAGCACCGGGCTTCGGCCGGGCGACTATCTCGAAGCCCAGCTTGAACTGGAAAACGGCAAGCTGGTGCTGGCGGCCGGCCAGACCATCACGGACGCCTTATTCGTACGCCTTCAGAACCTGCACAAAATGTACAAGTTCCGTGAACCCGTGCGGGTCCGCCGCGCTGGTCGGCTTTGA
- a CDS encoding CHASE domain-containing protein — translation MDYVQGRLLTFPRSVVMATFKSVKIVGQLFPMSVMGVLSSLALFGIVYLLERDSSESRFGELAEQRIIAIRANIAIAQDSVNLLAAHFAVAPAGSTSREDFRRMVGQTIRNHGFIQGYSWNPLVHDHQRARYEDMARRDGLDTFTFTERDAQGALRPAARREEYIPIYYMEPMASNRPALGFDLASNPIRRLALERGRDKGAPEATGRITLVQEYGDQYGVLILAPVLASGASSSAEANRRALTGYVSGVFRLGDLISSESGSKAVSMALPLVDIHLFDMSAPDGEKRLFPKTDNRSPEELTSGLHVSDAFAMAGRSWLLVATPSAAFMSSSRPTASLALLALSLLFTIFYLSVLKGRMTQAERATAVAREMSRARRRLGEAQRIAKLASVELDLDQGMCVIGEGAAEMLGLMQEQTGGSIQSMLQGVHSDDIERVLHTFLHAADQPVDLEFRVDAGESRKVLHALTGDLAEDGHVIITLQDITARKAAEEERAAMIERIAESDRFEALGTLAGGIAHEINTPTQYVGDNITFMKESLAGLLDLAQSVRSGGDSGARVDALDLDFLSTELPAAVEQALDGTAQISKIVQAIKEFSYPSSKSAHPVDLNHMIDVVATVTRNQWKYVAEMECDLDPDLPKASVIEGEINQVLVNLIVNAAQAIAEKGGDAPGRIRVMTRRLGDEVELSISDTGPGIPEANLKLIFDMFFTTKAPGQGTGQGLAISRAIIHRHGGQISAESLPGAGACFRIRLPLTQTQDA, via the coding sequence ATGGACTATGTCCAAGGTAGGTTGTTAACCTTCCCTCGGAGCGTGGTCATGGCGACATTCAAGTCCGTGAAGATCGTTGGGCAATTGTTTCCCATGTCGGTCATGGGTGTCCTGTCGTCGTTGGCGCTTTTCGGCATCGTCTACCTGCTGGAGCGGGACAGTTCGGAAAGCCGCTTCGGCGAACTGGCCGAACAGCGGATCATCGCCATCCGCGCCAATATCGCCATCGCCCAGGACAGCGTGAACCTGCTGGCCGCTCACTTCGCGGTGGCCCCTGCTGGATCCACCAGCCGCGAGGATTTCCGGCGAATGGTGGGACAGACCATCCGGAACCACGGTTTCATCCAGGGCTATTCCTGGAATCCCCTGGTGCATGATCACCAACGGGCCCGCTATGAGGACATGGCGCGGCGTGACGGCCTCGACACTTTCACGTTCACCGAGCGCGATGCCCAAGGGGCTTTGCGCCCCGCCGCCCGGCGTGAAGAGTATATTCCCATCTACTATATGGAGCCCATGGCCTCCAACCGGCCCGCCCTGGGCTTCGATCTGGCATCGAATCCCATCCGGCGGCTGGCCCTGGAACGAGGCCGAGACAAGGGCGCCCCCGAAGCAACGGGCCGTATCACCCTGGTCCAGGAATATGGCGATCAGTACGGTGTGCTGATCCTTGCACCAGTCCTCGCCTCGGGTGCGTCCAGCAGCGCAGAGGCCAACCGGCGCGCCTTGACCGGTTACGTTTCAGGGGTCTTCAGGCTTGGCGACCTGATTTCGTCCGAGTCCGGCAGCAAGGCCGTTAGCATGGCGTTGCCGCTGGTCGATATCCATCTGTTCGACATGAGCGCCCCGGACGGAGAGAAACGCCTGTTTCCCAAGACCGATAACCGCTCTCCGGAAGAACTCACCTCGGGGCTGCATGTCTCGGACGCTTTTGCCATGGCGGGCCGTTCATGGCTGCTGGTCGCCACGCCGAGCGCAGCGTTCATGTCAAGCAGCCGTCCCACGGCATCCCTTGCCCTGTTGGCTCTCTCCCTGTTGTTCACGATCTTCTACCTGTCCGTCCTGAAGGGGCGGATGACCCAAGCTGAGAGGGCCACGGCGGTTGCCCGTGAAATGAGCCGGGCCAGGAGACGCCTCGGCGAAGCCCAGCGCATCGCCAAATTGGCCAGTGTGGAACTGGATCTTGACCAGGGAATGTGCGTGATCGGCGAGGGCGCGGCGGAAATGCTGGGTCTGATGCAGGAGCAGACGGGGGGCTCCATCCAGTCCATGCTGCAAGGCGTTCATTCCGATGATATCGAGAGGGTTCTGCATACCTTTCTCCATGCGGCCGACCAGCCCGTGGATCTGGAGTTCCGGGTTGATGCGGGGGAGAGCCGCAAGGTCCTGCATGCCCTGACCGGCGATTTGGCCGAGGATGGTCACGTCATCATTACCTTGCAGGACATCACGGCGCGCAAGGCGGCCGAAGAGGAGCGGGCGGCCATGATCGAGCGCATTGCCGAGTCCGATCGCTTCGAGGCCCTCGGCACCCTGGCCGGGGGCATCGCTCACGAAATCAACACTCCGACCCAATATGTGGGCGACAACATCACCTTCATGAAAGAGAGCCTGGCCGGCTTGCTCGACCTTGCCCAGTCGGTGCGGTCAGGCGGCGATTCGGGCGCCAGGGTCGATGCCCTGGATCTCGACTTCCTGTCCACCGAATTGCCTGCGGCGGTGGAGCAGGCCCTGGACGGCACCGCCCAGATCTCCAAGATCGTGCAGGCGATCAAGGAGTTTTCCTATCCAAGTTCAAAGAGCGCCCATCCGGTCGATCTCAATCACATGATCGACGTAGTGGCCACCGTCACGCGCAACCAGTGGAAATACGTGGCTGAGATGGAGTGCGACCTGGATCCGGACCTGCCGAAAGCCTCGGTTATCGAAGGTGAGATCAACCAGGTGCTGGTCAATCTCATCGTCAACGCGGCACAGGCCATCGCCGAAAAGGGCGGGGACGCTCCGGGCCGCATAAGGGTGATGACGCGCCGATTGGGCGACGAGGTGGAACTGAGCATCAGCGACACCGGCCCCGGCATTCCCGAGGCCAATCTGAAACTGATCTTCGACATGTTCTTCACCACCAAGGCCCCGGGTCAGGGCACCGGGCAGGGGCTGGCCATCAGCCGCGCCATCATCCATCGTCATGGGGGCCAAATCTCGGCGGAATCGCTCCCAGGGGCCGGAGCCTGCTTCCGCATTCGCCTTCCGCTGACCCAGACACAGGACGCCTGA